The following coding sequences lie in one Apium graveolens cultivar Ventura chromosome 3, ASM990537v1, whole genome shotgun sequence genomic window:
- the LOC141715009 gene encoding uncharacterized protein LOC141715009, with product MENNFASVDSTRTYWRVRVRITRMWPSFSRSQQFRGVNLILLDSEDCHVFAFVNRVIWHDVSNIILEGNTYDIHNFIVIEPVGLLRPVSSDKIIIFAYDTIVHPVPFELNTIPRNKFELKTIPEISELAMSLSEHEVPVHAIDIIGMAQNIEPIKQVYTRFGEKKFLRFELFDGSNVVQIYARDQFTDDVAMTLEGNVVYPPIVILTTMRPLIHNGLLQIRSSACSQIYFNINHPAVKVLRKRWE from the exons ATGGAAAATAATTTTGCATCAGTTGATAGCACTAGGACTTATTGGAGGGTTCGTGTACGTATTACTCGAATGTGGCCTTCATTTTCTCGCAGTCAGCAATTCCGAGGTGTTAATCTAATTTTGCTTGATTCTGAG GATTGTCATGTCTTTGCATTTGTGAATCGTGTGATTTGGCATGATGTTAGCAATATCATACTTGAAGGAAACACATATGATATTCACAACTTTATAGTAATAGAGCCTGTAGGACTTTTGAGACCTGTATCTTCAGATAAGATTATTATTTTCGCATATGATACCATTGTCCACCCTGTTCCTTTTGAATTAAATACCATTCCAAGGAACAAGTTTGAGCTTAAGACTATTCCTGAGATTTCTGAACTTGCAATGTCACTTTCTGAACATGAGGTCCCTGTACATGCTATAG ATATTATTGGAATGGCTCAAAACATTGAACCAATAAAGCAAGTTTATACACGATTTGGTGAGAAAAAGTTTCTTCGTTTTGAGTTATTTGATGGCAG CAACGTGGTTCAGATTTATGCTCGGGATCAATTTACTGATGATGTAGCAATGACGCTAGAAGGAAATGTTGTGTATCCTCCAATAGTGATCTTGACAACAATGAGGCCATTAATCCATAATG GTTTACTACAGATAAGAAGTTCAGCATGTTCACAAATTTACTTCAATATTAATCATCCAGCTGTTAAAGTGTTGAGGAAAAG ATGGGAATAA